A stretch of the Ptiloglossa arizonensis isolate GNS036 chromosome 1, iyPtiAriz1_principal, whole genome shotgun sequence genome encodes the following:
- the LOC143144667 gene encoding uncharacterized protein LOC143144667: MVEVSLDLLLIVYGLILCTCSFNTFLWVFQRVGMLLQTTTFTAPNREKSSDVRLGERANHRVFSPRPIEETFDSNLHELNSSNSAIEKFAYSWPFKVPSIKNWSNNAVFKNSTRYIYTP; the protein is encoded by the exons ATg GTAGAAGTTTCCCTGGACCTTCTTCTTATCGTCTATGGACTAATATTATGTACATGCAGTTTTAATACATTCCTCTGGGTTTTCCAGCGTGTAGGAATGTTGTTACAAACAACTACTTTCACAGCTCCCAACAGAGAAAAGTCCAGTGACGTAAGATTAGGTGAACGAGCAAATCATCGAGTATTTTCACCACGTCCTATCGAGGAAACTTTTGATTCGAACCTTCACGAGCT AAACTCTAGTAACTCAGCAATCGAAAAATTTGCATATTCTTGGCCATTCAAGGTGCCATCGATAAAAAACTGGTCCAATAATGCGGTCTTCAAGAATAGCACACGATACATTTACACTCCGTAA